Proteins from one Nitrososphaerales archaeon genomic window:
- a CDS encoding cytochrome C oxidase subunit IV family protein, which produces MRNTVLFGVWLYMMLSVITEVVAFYMLNAVYALTAVVSVLAASQAVAVVLFYMDLKDEPGSLRLFALIPLMFLSALLVAMMASLG; this is translated from the coding sequence TTGAGAAACACAGTCCTATTCGGCGTCTGGCTCTACATGATGCTCTCAGTCATCACCGAGGTCGTTGCTTTCTACATGCTCAACGCAGTCTATGCTCTCACTGCAGTCGTTTCGGTCCTTGCCGCCAGCCAGGCCGTCGCTGTGGTCCTGTTCTACATGGACCTGAAGGACGAGCCGGGCTCGCTGAGGCTCTTCGCTCTCATACCGCTGATGTTCCTCTCAGCCTTGCTCGTCGCGATGATGGCATCGTTAGGGTGA
- a CDS encoding DUF5679 domain-containing protein, which translates to MVTGYCVYEKKKNREIKNPKQIKLKNGRPAIKGICASCGKPIYRIGKL; encoded by the coding sequence TTGGTAACAGGATACTGCGTCTACGAGAAGAAGAAGAACAGGGAGATCAAGAATCCCAAGCAAATCAAACTGAAGAACGGGCGCCCAGCGATAAAGGGCATCTGCGCCTCCTGCGGCAAGCCCATCTACAGAATAGGTAAGCTCTAA
- a CDS encoding MFS transporter, with the protein MPGSRQANRAIASLIAMRIVYAINWLNVGAVFYAMGPEFGSGVVGLGTLTSTFYLGLGLFQLPGGVMAAKWGPKKIVVLGTMLSSASALATGIAPTLEVVAVLRLLVGAGMAFVFAPAVVIISGLVRGGGSGVGVGLFNSAYDVGGIFALFLWGIIAATTGWRPSLELGGGLGIVSGLLVMLTAPVDEKKLEFKVRTEQLRKVLEDPRLIIIAVGMLAVSVGNGLISSFMEYYLIGTFGVGTAYAGIIASMVVAIPIFSALYAGRLYDRTRRTKALMLASNVGGIAALAVSAYPSVVTALACTLVGGLISGFGFTVGFAAAKDYHRAEREYDGLAVAWVNCISLTGAVFPPIIFSYVADLNGYPYAWLAGALLTAIFTVPLLFLAEKGGGARAALQLSRRPSLRPQSAQTHLSP; encoded by the coding sequence TTGCCAGGTTCGAGGCAGGCCAACCGCGCCATAGCCTCGCTGATAGCGATGAGGATAGTGTACGCCATCAACTGGCTCAACGTCGGCGCTGTATTCTACGCTATGGGGCCGGAGTTCGGCTCGGGTGTCGTCGGGCTGGGCACTCTGACGTCCACCTTCTACCTCGGACTCGGACTTTTCCAGCTGCCGGGGGGCGTAATGGCGGCAAAGTGGGGACCGAAGAAGATCGTGGTGCTGGGGACAATGCTCTCTTCCGCGAGCGCGCTCGCTACAGGAATCGCACCAACTCTCGAGGTTGTAGCCGTCCTCCGGCTCCTAGTCGGAGCAGGTATGGCTTTCGTCTTCGCTCCCGCAGTTGTCATAATCTCTGGGCTCGTCAGGGGAGGCGGCTCTGGTGTTGGCGTGGGTCTTTTCAACTCGGCGTACGACGTCGGAGGGATATTCGCACTGTTCTTGTGGGGAATAATCGCAGCGACCACCGGATGGAGGCCGAGCTTGGAACTCGGGGGCGGTCTGGGAATCGTGTCAGGGCTGCTCGTGATGCTCACCGCCCCCGTCGACGAGAAGAAACTTGAGTTCAAGGTGAGAACTGAACAGCTGAGGAAGGTGCTCGAAGACCCGAGACTGATCATAATCGCCGTCGGCATGCTCGCTGTGAGCGTTGGCAACGGGCTGATCTCCAGCTTCATGGAGTACTACCTGATTGGGACTTTCGGCGTGGGCACCGCATACGCGGGCATAATCGCGTCCATGGTGGTGGCAATCCCGATCTTCTCCGCTCTCTACGCGGGTCGGTTGTACGACAGGACGAGAAGAACAAAGGCGCTGATGCTTGCCAGTAACGTGGGGGGCATCGCAGCTCTCGCAGTGTCCGCGTACCCCTCTGTGGTCACGGCGCTGGCTTGCACCCTAGTCGGCGGTCTGATTTCCGGGTTCGGATTCACCGTCGGTTTCGCTGCCGCCAAGGACTATCATAGGGCGGAGAGGGAATACGACGGCCTCGCGGTAGCTTGGGTCAACTGCATATCGTTGACTGGAGCCGTCTTCCCGCCAATCATCTTCTCCTACGTTGCTGACCTGAACGGATATCCGTACGCTTGGCTGGCAGGCGCTCTCCTCACTGCGATATTCACGGTACCACTGCTATTTCTGGCTGAGAAGGGAGGAGGGGCTAGAGCGGCGTTGCAATTATCTCGTCGCCCTTCTTTACGTCCACAGTCAGCCCAGACACACCTATCTCCTTGA
- the cysS gene encoding cysteine--tRNA ligase, with translation MVFRLYNSMGRKVQTFRPIRGRVVRMYTCGPTVWNYPHIGNYRTFVFEDILRRYLKFKGFRVKQVMNITDVEDNIIKGMKEFHKTREELTDFYEKAFMEGLKLLNVEPAELYPRATEHINEMVALVKKLMRKGFAYRAEDGSTYFDISKFKRYGRLSGIRPSELKAGARVAQDHYEKEEANDFALWKAWDEDDGEVYWETELGKGRPGWSIECSAMSMKYLGSSFDIHTGGMDNKFPHHENEIAQSEAATGKRFVRFWLHSEFLNIRGEEMHKSIGNVVYLRDLLQRGVQPMTVRLFLISSRYRDGIDLTDTSLDQAAAQRKRLQEFISRLRSMKAGSGGSGLASRLLSQFTRAMDDDLNTPAALAAVFAFLKEVNGLIDSGGLGRQEAAKIVKSLERVNSVLGVLNFKEDAVPPGVAELIAEREEARRRKDYAESDRIRAELLEKGIVLEDTPSGTVWKRRSAG, from the coding sequence TTGGTCTTCAGGCTCTACAACAGCATGGGGCGAAAGGTGCAGACCTTCCGGCCGATTAGGGGCCGCGTCGTCAGGATGTACACCTGCGGGCCGACAGTCTGGAACTACCCGCACATCGGGAACTACAGAACGTTCGTCTTCGAGGACATTCTGCGCCGATACCTGAAGTTCAAGGGTTTCAGGGTCAAGCAGGTCATGAACATAACTGATGTTGAAGACAATATCATCAAGGGGATGAAGGAATTCCACAAGACAAGAGAAGAGCTGACAGACTTCTACGAGAAGGCGTTCATGGAGGGCCTGAAACTCCTCAACGTCGAGCCCGCGGAACTCTACCCCCGCGCGACAGAACACATCAACGAGATGGTGGCGCTCGTCAAGAAGCTGATGAGGAAGGGCTTCGCGTACAGGGCGGAGGACGGCTCGACCTACTTCGACATCTCGAAGTTCAAGAGATACGGGAGGCTGTCAGGCATCAGACCTTCCGAGCTGAAGGCCGGAGCGCGCGTCGCCCAGGACCACTACGAGAAGGAGGAGGCGAACGACTTCGCGCTCTGGAAGGCTTGGGACGAGGACGACGGCGAGGTCTACTGGGAGACCGAGCTGGGAAAGGGAAGGCCGGGATGGAGCATCGAGTGCTCGGCGATGTCTATGAAGTACCTCGGGAGCTCCTTTGACATCCACACCGGAGGGATGGACAACAAGTTCCCGCATCACGAGAACGAGATCGCGCAGTCCGAGGCTGCAACTGGGAAGAGGTTCGTCCGATTCTGGCTGCACTCCGAGTTCCTCAACATTCGGGGCGAGGAGATGCACAAGTCCATCGGTAACGTGGTCTACCTTCGGGACCTCCTGCAAAGGGGTGTCCAACCAATGACCGTCAGGCTCTTCCTCATATCATCGAGGTACAGGGACGGAATCGACCTCACAGATACGAGCCTAGATCAGGCGGCGGCACAGCGTAAAAGGCTCCAAGAGTTCATCTCGAGGCTGAGGTCTATGAAGGCGGGGTCGGGAGGCAGCGGGCTTGCTTCGAGGCTGCTTTCGCAGTTCACGAGGGCGATGGACGACGACCTCAACACGCCGGCTGCCCTGGCCGCAGTCTTCGCGTTCCTGAAGGAGGTCAACGGCCTGATCGACAGCGGCGGTCTGGGCCGCCAAGAGGCTGCGAAGATTGTCAAATCACTTGAACGCGTGAACTCGGTGCTGGGCGTCTTGAACTTCAAGGAGGATGCGGTGCCTCCAGGGGTCGCCGAACTGATAGCCGAGAGGGAGGAAGCGAGGAGGAGGAAAGATTACGCCGAATCGGACAGAATCAGGGCGGAACTCCTCGAAAAGGGCATAGTCCTCGAGGACACCCCCTCAGGCACGGTCTGGAAACGCAGGTCCGCGGGTTAA
- a CDS encoding cupredoxin domain-containing protein — MQMEPEHSEGAPRGLLPALGVIMLIVGVAIASLFIFRLQPPYAPPAIQVTTQQGVATIMMPAGVGASSSLNFSPANATIVVGVNNTVVWTNEDTASHTVVSRSVPSGAQPFQSGVMAKGDTFNVTLTVPGVYTYYCSIHPAWMKATIVVKSGAAAPSGPTIVIPDGVGSSQNLNFSPQALTVVIGVNNTVTWVNQDGVVHTATAIDQSFNSGNIQPGGSWSHTFATPGSYSYVCVYHGWMKGTIIVKAGP, encoded by the coding sequence ATGCAAATGGAACCAGAACACAGCGAAGGGGCGCCTCGCGGACTCCTGCCGGCTCTCGGCGTGATTATGCTGATTGTGGGGGTGGCGATCGCCTCCCTGTTCATATTCAGGCTGCAGCCCCCTTACGCCCCGCCTGCGATTCAGGTAACGACCCAGCAAGGCGTCGCCACGATCATGATGCCTGCAGGGGTGGGGGCGAGCAGCAGCCTCAACTTCTCCCCGGCCAACGCGACGATTGTCGTCGGTGTGAACAACACGGTAGTCTGGACCAACGAGGACACTGCGTCCCACACGGTCGTCTCAAGGAGCGTGCCTTCTGGCGCACAACCGTTTCAGTCAGGAGTCATGGCAAAGGGCGATACGTTCAACGTCACCCTGACGGTCCCTGGCGTCTACACGTACTACTGTTCCATACACCCGGCATGGATGAAGGCGACCATTGTCGTGAAGTCAGGAGCGGCAGCCCCATCTGGTCCGACCATCGTGATTCCGGACGGTGTAGGCTCCAGCCAGAACCTCAACTTCTCTCCGCAAGCGTTGACGGTGGTGATAGGTGTGAACAACACAGTCACATGGGTCAACCAGGACGGCGTTGTACACACAGCGACGGCTATTGACCAGAGCTTCAACTCGGGCAACATCCAGCCTGGCGGTAGCTGGAGCCACACTTTCGCCACGCCCGGCAGCTATAGCTACGTCTGCGTCTACCACGGCTGGATGAAGGGAACGATAATCGTGAAGGCAGGTCCCTAG